Below is a genomic region from Kribbella qitaiheensis.
GGACGCCGACGAACAGACCGAACCAGGCACCACTCGCGAGCCCGGCGGTGAGCGCGCGGGCCCAGGTGAGCCGGCCGGTGATCTTCTCCACCTGCCGCAGGTTGTTGCCGACGATGGTCGTGTGCTCGACCGGGAACTTCTCGTCCGAGAGGTAGTCGACCGCGCGCTGCGCCTCCCGGTACGTGTCGTAGGTCCCGATCGTCAGGCCGGTCGGCCGGGGGTCCAGCGAGGGCATGCCCTGGGTGGTCATCGTCGATCCTCTCGTCTTGCGTGCATGTCCATCATTGCCGACGGCTGGTGACCGCACATTGATAGCCTCGCGTCGATGACCGGGCGGAGGTGGGACATGGGCGCGACACGCCGGGTGGGACGCGTGTTCGCGCGCCGCGCCGGCAGCGGACCGGCGCCGCTCGACCTGGTCGGCAGCGGCAAGCTGGACGGTGCCCTGGTCGACTGGGCGTTCTACCGCGACGGGCGCCGCGACACGAAGATCGGCTCGTACGTTGACGCGCTCACCCGGGCCCGGCGGGACGACGGCTTTGTCTGGATCGGCCTGTTCCAGCCGAACGAGCAGCAGCTGGCCGTGATCGGCTCCGAGTTCGGACTGCATCCCCTGGCCCTGGAGGACGCTACCGAGGCACACCAGCGGCCGAAGCTGGAGCGGTACGACGACACGCTCTTCGCAGTACTGAAGACCGTTCGGTACGTGCCGCACGGGACCCTCACCGCGACCAGCGAGGTGGTCGAGACCGGTGAGGTGATGATCTTCTGCGGGCCTGGCTTCGTGATCACCGTGCGGCACGGCGACCACGGCGAGCTGAAGGGTCTCCGGCAGCACCTGGAGAAGGAACCCAAACGGCTCGCCGCCGGCCCGGGTGGCGTCCTGCACGCGATCACGGACCACGTGGTGGACAGCTATCTGGAGGTCGCCGACGCGGTCCAGGCCGACATCGACGTGATCGAGACGGAGATGTTCAGCCCGCGCGGCTGGCGCAACATCGAGCGGGTCTACCAGCTCAAACGCGAGGTGCTCGAGCTGAAGCGGGCGGTGGCCCCGCTGACCGGGCCGATGCGGGCACTGTCGACCGGGCGGCATCCCTTGATCGCCGACGAGACCAGGAACTACTTCCGCGACGTCGACGATCACCTGCTCCGGGTGAAGGAGCAGGTGATCTCGTTCGACGAGCTGCTCAGCTCGATCCTGCAGGCCGGTCTCGCCCAGGTGCAGGTCGCGGAGAACGAGGACATGCGCCGGATCTCTGCCTGGGTCGCGATCCTGGCCGTGCCGACGATGATCGCGGGCATCTACGGGATGAACTTCGACTACATCCCGGGGCTCAATTCGCCGTCGGGGTACTTCGTCTGTCTCGCGGTGATGGGAGCGGCGTGCGCGCTGCTCTACGGACTGTTCAAGCGCAACCGCTGGCTGTGACAGTTGCGCTGAGTGGCACCTGTTCGCCAACTGCCGGTCAATTTCTGTCCCCACTACTCCTTCAGCGGTGAGTTGGCAACCTCTTGCCATGGCCGCCAATACTCTCTCCGGTCGGCCGGAGAACGGTTGTGGATGCTC
It encodes:
- a CDS encoding magnesium and cobalt transport protein CorA — translated: MTGRRWDMGATRRVGRVFARRAGSGPAPLDLVGSGKLDGALVDWAFYRDGRRDTKIGSYVDALTRARRDDGFVWIGLFQPNEQQLAVIGSEFGLHPLALEDATEAHQRPKLERYDDTLFAVLKTVRYVPHGTLTATSEVVETGEVMIFCGPGFVITVRHGDHGELKGLRQHLEKEPKRLAAGPGGVLHAITDHVVDSYLEVADAVQADIDVIETEMFSPRGWRNIERVYQLKREVLELKRAVAPLTGPMRALSTGRHPLIADETRNYFRDVDDHLLRVKEQVISFDELLSSILQAGLAQVQVAENEDMRRISAWVAILAVPTMIAGIYGMNFDYIPGLNSPSGYFVCLAVMGAACALLYGLFKRNRWL